From Chryseobacterium gallinarum, one genomic window encodes:
- a CDS encoding Lrp/AsnC family transcriptional regulator yields MELDEIDKKLLLFLQEDCKQTTKELSGKLGLSVTAVYERIKKLENAGIISKYVALLDRQKVRKNFMVLCHVKLTQHKKEFVLQFEKEVMNLQEVTECFHVSGDYDYILKIGVKDIEDYRSFMLSKLTTLQHIASTQSSFMISEVKNTTAITL; encoded by the coding sequence ATGGAACTTGATGAAATTGATAAAAAACTGCTTCTTTTTTTGCAGGAAGATTGCAAACAAACCACCAAAGAACTGTCCGGAAAACTGGGTTTATCTGTTACTGCTGTTTATGAGAGGATAAAAAAGCTGGAAAATGCAGGCATTATTTCAAAGTACGTGGCATTGTTAGACAGGCAAAAGGTCAGGAAAAACTTTATGGTTTTATGTCATGTTAAACTGACGCAACATAAAAAAGAATTTGTATTGCAGTTTGAAAAAGAAGTCATGAATCTCCAGGAAGTTACCGAATGCTTTCATGTGAGCGGAGATTATGATTATATTTTAAAAATAGGAGTAAAAGATATTGAAGACTACCGCAGTTTTATGTTAAGCAAGCTTACTACACTTCAGCATATTGCAAGTACCCAGAGTTCATTTATGATTTCTGAAGTAAAAAATACAACTGCAATTACTTTATAA
- a CDS encoding bestrophin family protein, whose translation MITTKYVNYKQVLNLSGVHLILISIWCTLIAVLFYFFNWHWMTIPWVPVALIGTAEAFLVGFKNNQAYDRLWEARKIWGGIVNSSRSFASMVYAFDTKNEEIGVFDLEDRKKKIVNRHIAWLYTFREQLLIPAEWEHISNTQTKFGNINLRRNRLIKAGFPDYGRAPIFLHKYLSEEEYELKNHYKNFATYLISQQAKDINELKNMNAITDFNQTQLQNSLNEFYGFQGQAERIKKFPSPRQFASTAFVFNILFITLLPLGLVNEFAKLGDWGIWTSIPFCIIIGWIYIIMELVGDYSENPFAGLMFDVPMLSICRTIEIDLLQMGGETDLPDPISSKNGVLV comes from the coding sequence ATGATCACAACCAAATATGTCAATTATAAGCAGGTTCTCAATCTATCCGGTGTACATCTTATTTTAATTTCTATCTGGTGTACCCTGATTGCCGTTCTATTTTATTTTTTCAACTGGCATTGGATGACTATCCCATGGGTTCCCGTAGCCCTGATCGGTACGGCAGAAGCATTTTTGGTCGGTTTTAAAAATAACCAGGCTTATGACAGGCTTTGGGAAGCCAGAAAAATATGGGGTGGAATTGTGAATTCCAGCCGTTCATTTGCTTCGATGGTGTATGCTTTTGACACTAAAAATGAAGAAATAGGCGTTTTTGACCTTGAAGACCGCAAAAAAAAGATTGTCAACCGTCATATTGCATGGCTATATACTTTCCGCGAGCAGCTGCTGATCCCTGCGGAATGGGAACACATCAGCAATACCCAAACGAAGTTCGGAAATATCAACCTGAGAAGAAACAGATTAATCAAAGCGGGATTTCCTGATTACGGAAGAGCTCCTATTTTCCTGCATAAATACCTTTCCGAAGAAGAATATGAGCTTAAGAATCACTATAAAAACTTTGCCACCTACCTGATTTCCCAACAGGCAAAAGATATCAATGAACTGAAAAACATGAATGCCATCACAGATTTCAATCAGACACAGCTTCAAAACAGCCTGAATGAATTTTACGGCTTCCAGGGACAGGCAGAAAGAATCAAAAAATTCCCTTCTCCAAGACAGTTTGCCAGTACTGCTTTTGTTTTTAATATTTTGTTTATTACCCTGCTTCCTCTAGGATTAGTGAATGAGTTTGCCAAGTTAGGAGACTGGGGAATCTGGACTTCCATCCCTTTCTGTATCATTATCGGATGGATCTACATCATCATGGAGCTGGTGGGGGATTATTCTGAGAATCCCTTTGCAGGACTTATGTTTGATGTTCCAATGCTTTCCATCTGCAGAACTATTGAAATAGATCTGCTTCAGATGGGTGGAGAAACCGATCTTCCTGATCCTATTTCCTCTAAAAACGGTGTATTGGTGTAA